A window of Haloarchaeobius litoreus contains these coding sequences:
- a CDS encoding twin-arginine translocation signal domain-containing protein: MMRRRQFLAGSGTALAVALAGCSRPPRVELQLTPLHESGLGERLVTPRRLLDPPQATAVRRAREDGSYVRTVSDESGPLLADGQFVSDDGAVFEIRTTRVDVEHRTVETFAVIYTGDGDGTTYELDEDARVVDYGDLPPADRAMFDALDPDSLLGAGDGTAVLHTHDYPDDHDSVLLPDPAYDAVDYEGETFAVEYEGRETVENGRFRYELDRLAPDTAAYVEQLAASVVFTLAASDLSEEQREMLDSAMEGGYDEERELSDAFSALLDRLRSHDSLDVGYADWVSVAEYERTEYLVEIDDNDFDDRTTDRPYRLPDEDDDGTTNGTTLNGTTRNATTTDTTGPPSD, from the coding sequence ATGATGCGACGCCGTCAGTTCCTCGCCGGCTCCGGCACCGCCCTCGCCGTCGCCCTCGCCGGCTGTAGCCGCCCGCCCCGCGTCGAACTGCAGCTGACGCCGCTCCACGAATCGGGGCTCGGGGAGCGGCTCGTGACCCCCCGCCGTCTCCTCGACCCACCCCAGGCGACCGCGGTCAGACGCGCCCGCGAGGACGGTTCCTACGTCCGGACCGTCAGCGACGAGTCGGGCCCACTCCTCGCCGACGGCCAGTTCGTGAGCGACGACGGAGCGGTGTTCGAGATCCGCACCACCCGGGTCGATGTCGAACACCGGACGGTCGAGACGTTCGCGGTCATCTACACGGGCGACGGGGACGGGACCACCTACGAGCTCGACGAGGACGCCCGCGTCGTCGACTACGGCGACCTCCCGCCGGCGGACCGGGCGATGTTCGACGCGCTCGACCCCGACTCGCTCCTCGGAGCGGGTGACGGAACCGCGGTGCTCCACACCCACGACTACCCCGACGACCACGACTCCGTGCTCCTCCCCGACCCGGCCTACGACGCCGTCGACTACGAGGGCGAGACGTTCGCTGTCGAGTACGAAGGACGTGAGACCGTCGAGAACGGCCGCTTCCGCTACGAGCTCGACCGGCTCGCGCCCGATACGGCGGCGTACGTCGAGCAGCTGGCCGCGTCGGTCGTGTTCACCCTCGCCGCGAGCGACCTCTCCGAGGAGCAACGTGAGATGCTGGACTCGGCGATGGAGGGCGGCTACGACGAGGAGCGCGAGCTCTCCGACGCGTTCTCGGCACTGCTCGACCGCCTCCGCAGCCACGACTCGCTCGACGTCGGGTACGCCGACTGGGTGTCGGTCGCCGAGTACGAGCGCACCGAGTACCTCGTGGAGATCGACGACAACGACTTCGACGACCGCACCACGGACCGTCCGTACCGCCTGCCGGACGAGGACGACGACGGCACGACGAACGGTACCACGCTGAACGGTACCACGCGGAACGCTACCACGACCGACACCACCGGACCACCGTCCGACTGA
- a CDS encoding HD domain-containing protein, whose amino-acid sequence MHAIKDSVHDYIEVSGVVADLLDTAAMQRLRHIKQLSTVRLVYPSANHTRFEHSLGVYHLASRACRHLDVDGGRAEAVQAAAVLHDVGHGPYGHQTEGIIERRLGRHHDEVHDLLAGSELADVLESHGLSTTVVADLVDGQGELGQLVSGELDVDRMDYLVRDAHHSGVPYGTIDQARLLRALTFIDGDLALAEGNLATAESMLVARALMNATVYRHHVPRIAGEMLESACERLLDGTDLDAERFARMTDDELVAALRDHEPTAGAAARLAERDLYKRAVWAELDDVPDRVVDATHDDEREAERAIAEAAGVPERAVLLDVPGRPAMPESSTRVVVSGEVRRLQDASPLVQGLQAASTVQWRLGVYAPEEHVEAVREAALDTLDLPSSGTRPSGDREAFV is encoded by the coding sequence ATGCACGCGATCAAGGACAGCGTCCACGACTACATCGAGGTGTCGGGCGTCGTCGCCGACCTGCTCGACACGGCGGCGATGCAACGGCTCCGCCACATCAAGCAGCTCTCCACGGTGCGGCTCGTCTACCCCTCCGCGAACCACACCCGGTTCGAGCACTCGCTGGGCGTCTACCACCTCGCGAGCCGAGCCTGCCGGCACCTCGACGTCGACGGCGGACGCGCCGAGGCGGTGCAGGCCGCCGCCGTCCTCCACGACGTGGGCCACGGCCCGTACGGCCACCAGACAGAGGGCATCATCGAGCGCCGTCTCGGCCGGCACCACGACGAGGTGCACGACCTGCTCGCCGGGAGCGAACTCGCCGACGTGCTGGAGTCGCACGGGCTCTCGACGACGGTGGTCGCCGACCTCGTCGACGGACAGGGCGAGCTCGGCCAGCTGGTCTCCGGCGAGCTCGACGTCGACCGGATGGACTACCTCGTTCGCGACGCCCACCACTCGGGCGTTCCCTACGGCACCATCGACCAGGCGCGCCTGCTCCGCGCGCTCACCTTCATCGACGGCGACCTCGCGCTCGCGGAGGGCAACCTCGCCACCGCCGAGTCGATGCTCGTCGCCCGGGCGCTGATGAACGCGACCGTCTACCGCCACCACGTCCCCCGCATCGCCGGCGAGATGCTGGAGAGCGCCTGCGAGCGCCTGCTGGACGGCACCGACCTCGACGCCGAGCGCTTCGCCCGGATGACCGACGACGAGCTGGTCGCTGCCCTGCGCGACCACGAACCCACCGCCGGGGCGGCCGCCCGACTCGCCGAACGCGACCTCTACAAGCGTGCGGTCTGGGCAGAACTCGACGACGTGCCCGACCGCGTCGTCGATGCGACCCACGACGACGAGCGCGAGGCAGAACGCGCCATCGCCGAGGCCGCCGGCGTCCCCGAGCGCGCCGTCCTGCTCGACGTCCCCGGCCGCCCCGCCATGCCCGAGTCCTCGACCCGCGTCGTCGTCAGCGGCGAGGTCCGCCGGCTGCAGGACGCCTCGCCGCTGGTCCAGGGCCTCCAGGCCGCCAGCACCGTCCAGTGGCGACTCGGCGTCTACGCCCCCGAGGAGCACGTCGAGGCCGTCCGCGAGGCCGCCCTCGACACCCTCGACCTCCCGTCGTCCGGCACCCGCCCCTCCGGCGACCGCGAAGCGTTCGTTTAG
- a CDS encoding type 1 glutamine amidotransferase: MSRLRIALLNAAHDGADTRRNFRRELDADVSEFSLTDGELPESFEYDAVVVTGSRSSVYWDEPWIRAAREYAREAAGHGLPCLGVCWGHQLLAEALGGEVDAMGEYEIGYREVERAGDDPLLDGLPDRFTVFTTHSDAVVELPEGAREIATNEYGNHGFRKDHVFGVQFHPEYDPETARTVTEGKDELNDERKERVVAGITDENYAKACEAKALFDNFLQYAAAVRDERPATASD, encoded by the coding sequence ATGAGCCGACTCCGCATCGCGCTGCTGAACGCCGCCCACGACGGGGCGGACACCCGCCGGAACTTCCGCCGGGAGCTCGACGCCGACGTGTCGGAGTTCTCCCTCACCGACGGCGAACTCCCCGAGAGCTTCGAGTACGACGCCGTGGTCGTCACGGGCTCGCGCTCGTCGGTGTACTGGGACGAACCGTGGATTCGCGCCGCACGCGAGTACGCCCGCGAGGCCGCCGGTCACGGCCTGCCCTGTCTGGGGGTCTGCTGGGGCCACCAGCTGCTCGCCGAGGCGCTCGGCGGCGAGGTCGACGCCATGGGCGAGTACGAGATCGGCTACCGCGAGGTCGAGCGCGCCGGCGACGACCCGCTGCTCGACGGCCTCCCGGACCGCTTCACCGTCTTCACCACGCACTCCGACGCCGTCGTCGAGCTCCCCGAGGGGGCCCGTGAGATCGCCACCAACGAGTACGGCAACCACGGCTTCCGGAAGGACCACGTCTTCGGCGTGCAGTTCCACCCCGAGTACGACCCGGAGACCGCCCGCACCGTCACCGAGGGGAAGGACGAGCTGAACGACGAACGCAAGGAGCGTGTCGTCGCCGGCATCACCGACGAGAACTACGCGAAAGCGTGCGAGGCGAAGGCCCTGTTCGACAACTTCCTGCAGTACGCCGCGGCGGTACGCGACGAGCGCCCGGCCACCGCGAGCGACTGA
- a CDS encoding alpha/beta fold hydrolase, which yields MPTTTRDGTTLQYRTDGDGETVAFVPDIGVGPWFWGWQHAGLAGPFETLTWAMRGTDGSDPPAGPLSVATLANDLDAVLRDHGTDSVHLVGSGLGAMVALHYARNSGRVRKLALLAGAATGDAYEPGPLFADPDDPDACRETLSSVFSAEFRAAQPDVLDGIAEWRTGEDADPESWEHQRAALDGFDAEPLYEIDNPTLVVVPDADELLDPAAGRRLAEGLPRGEAVEYPDAGHFVGIERSRPVNDALLGFFERED from the coding sequence ATGCCGACCACGACGCGCGACGGGACGACGCTGCAGTACCGGACCGACGGCGACGGGGAGACGGTGGCGTTCGTCCCCGACATCGGGGTCGGGCCGTGGTTCTGGGGCTGGCAGCACGCCGGCCTCGCCGGGCCGTTCGAGACGCTGACGTGGGCGATGCGCGGGACCGACGGCTCCGACCCGCCGGCCGGTCCACTGTCGGTGGCGACGCTGGCGAACGACCTCGACGCCGTGCTCCGGGACCACGGAACCGACTCGGTCCACCTCGTCGGCAGCGGCCTCGGGGCGATGGTCGCGCTGCACTACGCCCGCAACTCGGGTCGGGTGCGGAAGCTCGCCCTGCTCGCCGGCGCGGCGACCGGCGACGCCTACGAGCCGGGCCCGCTGTTCGCCGATCCGGATGACCCCGATGCCTGCCGGGAGACGCTCTCGTCGGTGTTCTCCGCCGAGTTCCGGGCCGCCCAGCCCGACGTGCTCGACGGCATCGCGGAGTGGCGAACGGGCGAGGATGCGGACCCGGAGTCGTGGGAGCACCAGCGCGCCGCACTCGACGGCTTCGACGCCGAGCCCCTGTACGAGATAGACAACCCGACGCTGGTCGTCGTGCCCGACGCGGACGAGCTGCTCGACCCGGCAGCGGGGCGTCGACTCGCCGAGGGACTGCCCCGCGGCGAGGCGGTCGAGTACCCCGACGCCGGCCACTTCGTCGGCATCGAGCGGTCACGCCCGGTCAACGACGCGCTGCTGGGCTTCTTCGAGCGGGAGGACTGA
- a CDS encoding DUF4013 domain-containing protein: MSRDGDPDDERTTDRGPGDGDDSDDEPAYPSYSWEGGESEWRADNEPTDRREHPADDRRHPADTRDERRRATRPPREDRRRPDDRRDHARRPRNPAGGDPTETRDGVGWNFDSSHPHNGARRDDYERRQQPPREPTNRLDGSDGVKHIDWRQKGAFDFAFSYPTQRGWGPLLKAGAIVLVSPLLVFLPLVFLFGYVFRLTRYAAQGRTQPEFADFGEMLTDGVGYTLAFTLTGAVWLVAIVAGAALHDVVAWTFALVGFYLFPAALTAYPVTGSITKTFSSSLTFDIAFSKHYVKHYLLYVVLLIVLRIVSSFSMLLFLIGIAWGWAFTYFANGAYWGFVYYKGANEGVLPSAEEVDQRNGY, from the coding sequence ATGAGCCGGGACGGCGACCCGGACGACGAACGCACCACCGACCGCGGGCCGGGCGACGGCGACGACTCCGACGACGAGCCCGCGTATCCGAGCTACAGCTGGGAGGGCGGCGAATCCGAGTGGCGCGCAGACAACGAGCCGACCGACCGCCGGGAGCACCCGGCCGACGACCGACGGCACCCGGCCGACACCCGCGACGAGCGACGACGCGCCACCCGCCCGCCCCGCGAGGACCGTCGCCGACCGGACGACCGACGCGACCATGCGCGACGCCCCCGGAACCCGGCGGGCGGCGACCCCACGGAGACCCGCGACGGCGTCGGCTGGAACTTCGACAGCTCACACCCCCACAACGGCGCGCGCCGCGACGACTACGAGCGCCGGCAGCAGCCCCCCCGCGAGCCGACGAACCGGCTCGACGGCAGCGACGGCGTGAAACACATCGACTGGCGGCAGAAGGGCGCGTTCGACTTCGCGTTCTCCTACCCCACCCAGCGCGGCTGGGGCCCGCTGCTGAAGGCCGGCGCTATCGTGCTGGTCAGCCCACTGCTCGTGTTCCTCCCGCTCGTGTTCCTGTTCGGCTACGTGTTCCGGCTCACCCGCTACGCCGCACAGGGCCGCACCCAGCCCGAGTTCGCGGACTTCGGCGAGATGCTCACCGACGGCGTCGGCTACACCCTCGCGTTCACGCTCACCGGAGCCGTCTGGCTGGTCGCCATCGTCGCCGGCGCGGCGCTCCACGACGTCGTCGCCTGGACCTTCGCGCTCGTCGGCTTCTACCTGTTCCCGGCCGCGCTGACCGCCTACCCGGTCACCGGGAGCATCACCAAGACGTTCTCGTCCAGTCTCACCTTCGACATCGCGTTCAGCAAGCACTACGTCAAGCACTACCTGCTCTACGTGGTGCTGCTCATCGTCCTCCGCATCGTCAGCTCGTTCAGCATGCTCCTGTTCCTCATCGGCATCGCCTGGGGCTGGGCGTTCACCTACTTCGCCAACGGCGCCTACTGGGGCTTCGTCTACTACAAGGGTGCGAACGAAGGCGTGCTGCCGTCCGCGGAGGAGGTCGACCAGCGAAACGGCTACTGA